From the genome of Sporomusa sphaeroides DSM 2875:
CTTTGTCCAGAACAACCCTAAATCGATATGAGCGTGATGGGTTAATAGCTACACCTAAACGTGGAGGATATGGAAGAGGGGGAGGGCGCTGGACGGAATATCCTACGGGAACAATAATTGAGGTCGCTACTGCATGGGCTATGCTGGGAGGAAATACATTTGCTTCGCCTGATGGGCAAAAACTTAGGTTTTCGCCTAACATCGTTGGTTTTGCTAGAAGAGAAGCTATTCAGGAGATTAGCGACTTTATCCCACCAGCAAGCTTTTTGTTCGGACTTTTACCCAGTGATATCATGGATACTAAAACTGAAAGAATCGCCAGAGAAAAAGAACTTTTCGAAAAATATGAAGAGTATAAAAAGAGCCAAGAATATCAAGATTCTTTATTGAATGCTGGCGATGAAAGTGAGAAGTTAGTAAGGTATGAATATAGTCTAAGAGGTATTACCATTCCAGATTATTTACCTGCTACGCTATTAAACTGTAATTATGGTAAAATAACTTCCGCTTTTCAAAAGTTGGCAGTGGCTATTTATTTGGATACATATTTGACATTTTTTATGCGGTTAGATAAGTGCAAAGCTTTATAGTTTTGTATAGAATAAAGATGTACTAATCATGGTAAGTGTAAGTTCAAGGTGTTGATAACAGATAGACCGTGTGATACGCTAAATAATAGATAAAAAAATATGGACAGAGGAGGATAGCATGTTGAAACAAAAACTCTATGAATTACCGGAGATGCTTAAAATTATTCCTATGAGCCGCGCGGGAATTTATTCGGCTGCTAAGAAAGGGGATATTCCTACTGTGAAGGTAGGACGCCGTATATTTGTTCCTGGCTGGTTTGTTGCTGAGATTCTCGATAAACCAGTTGATAATGGTAAGGGAGCTTAGAACATGAAGAAACCAGATAAAAAACAGCCAACCTGCATACCAAAGTCTGAGCGGGAAACCATTATTAGGATATTGCCAAACGGCAAACCTAAACGATGCCGAGTAAGGAAAACAGCATAGCAGCCGGATTGTGTGCGTGATATTAAAGCCTGCCGGAATAGTTGATAAAAGGTTAATGCCTTTGTTGCTATTCTTGCAGGCTTTTAATTTTTAGAAAAGAGAGGGGATTTACTTATGAAAACTACACAAAAATTATTTACCTTGGATGCTGAGAAAGGAACCATAATTGAGCTTTCGATAGAGCAAGTAAAAGAAATTGTTGCCCGAAATGAGAAGCAGGATATAACAAAAAAAGCATATAGCCCAGAAGAAGCCAGAAAGATTATTGGTCTTGGACGTAATACCTTCATGGAGCTTTTACACAGCGGCAAAATTAAGGGAATTAAAGCCGGTGCTAAATGGCTTGTTCCGAATTGGGCTATTGACGAATTTTTGCAAGCCAAATAAAGAAAATCCCGCCCGGGCGAGGGCGAGACATGGCGGTGATTTGATGATTTACCCAAATTATAGCAGTAATTTAGCATGGCAGCAATGGCGGTGTTAGGAAATGGCAGCTGGTGGGTATGTAAAACTAACAAGATGCTTAATACAAAAACCAATCTTTCAAAATGAAAAGCTATTAAAGGTTTGGA
Proteins encoded in this window:
- a CDS encoding helix-turn-helix domain-containing protein; its protein translation is MKTTQKLFTLDAEKGTIIELSIEQVKEIVARNEKQDITKKAYSPEEARKIIGLGRNTFMELLHSGKIKGIKAGAKWLVPNWAIDEFLQAK
- a CDS encoding helix-turn-helix transcriptional regulator yields the protein MLKQKLYELPEMLKIIPMSRAGIYSAAKKGDIPTVKVGRRIFVPGWFVAEILDKPVDNGKGA